A region from the Anomaloglossus baeobatrachus isolate aAnoBae1 chromosome 11, aAnoBae1.hap1, whole genome shotgun sequence genome encodes:
- the VSIG10L2 gene encoding V-set and immunoglobulin domain-containing protein 10-like 2 — MDYGVTRDCKLQKLLAILCALHTLTLGEAVSADSKVQSVSGVLGRSVQLKCGDIDSSFVLIWTFIIVGTDDIILIARKGNVYEEASALGLVTLAGSSLVIDRLKLGAEGRYTCIAFREDTYISAPTIYIHLTVLVPVSRPSLQIDKQTPVEGSAVGLSCAVEVGTGPISFIWQRHTILDGTFTVHEGNNSVLSLDPATRSHTGWYTCTAKNMVNEETSGRLYLDVIYGPDEPEITIKPYAISETGFAANELEEVTLNCSASSNPPCHYVWFYNNSQMYTGQMYVIPRISRSQTGMYTCLAQNAHLNTRTQSTIILTVYYLPEGSPTCTAQPHSNYKDVALWCSWAGGLPLAQVHWVQPNEDNKVIVSNSNTTLVKHGAELRNGSTFTCTISHPSLKKDINCSTTVVMPSGGLNCSAVATKLNEFIMLTCEWSGGLPRITLQWNNHQIGDIKESSNIYVFKPDRTYNGRLFTCTGLHPMMAEPAECLIQLTAPVLDSPSLDTSILEGHNAQLNCHLTLATPSSEITWYDNSNKEIITDSQKYGIYRESGLSALTVRETEWDTDSGLYRCLASNAVGNTSLLLRLRVSKYPTPPNVTISKLLYSRQRTEVDVEWMTQGTGDLTGFMVQRQASIRSAPIPKRSVQAASWDTVANDIEPEIRGHKLGGLDPSIVYAFRILAVNHKTTGFPSEVKTPADPPNNVYPAAIGAGFAGMLVATVASLLVFQYIVRNRENNPRLHDLFFRPAPAESRENIRNPEDAETAADGDEGPASAGEAAAEAPAEAAAPGKSDVPLSQMSPTSEEPPVNVTITVTASS, encoded by the exons ATGGATTATGGTGTGACCAGGGATTGCAAACTGCAGAAACTGCTCGCCATCCTGTGCGCCCTCCACACGCTGACACTGG GTGAGGCTGTGAGCGCGGACAGTAAGGTGCAGTCGGTGAGCGGGGTGCTGGGCCGATCCGTGCAGCTGAAGTGCGGAGACATTGACTCGTCCTTCGTCCTCATCTGGACGTTCATTATCGTCGGGACGGATGATATAATCCTCATCGCTCGTAAGGGGAATGTGTACGAGGAAGCCTCGGCCCTGGGACTGGTCACGCTGGCCGGCAGCTCTCTGGTGATAGACAGGCTGAAGCTGGGCGCGGAGGGACGGTACACGTGTATAGCCTTCAGGGAGGACACCTACATCTCCGCGCCCACCATCTACATCCACCTGACTGTCCTAG TGCCGGTCTCCAGGCCCAGTCTACAAATAGACAAGCAGACGCCGGTGGAAGGGTCCGCGGTGGGGCTGTCCTGTGCGGTCGAGGTTGGGACTGGACCCATCAGCTTCATCTGGCAGAGACACACGATACTGGACGGGACATTTACTGTACACGAGGGCAACAACAGCGTCCTCAGCCTGGACCCAGCCACGCGGTCACACACCGGCTGGTACACCTGCACGGCCAAGAACATGGTCAACGAGGAGACCAGCGGCAGGCTCTACCTGGACGTCATAT ACGGCCCTGATGAACCGGAAATCACCATTAAGCCATACGCCATCAGTGAGACTGGTTTTGCTGCCAACGAGCTGGAGGAGGTGACTCTGAACTGCTCGGCGTCTTCCAACCCTCCATGCCACTATGTCTGGTTCTACAACAACTCTCAGATGTACACGGGTCAGATGTACGTGATCCCCAGGATCTCCCGCAGCCAGACGGGCATGTACACCTGCCTGGCCCAGAACGCCCACCTCAACACGCGGACACAGAGCACCATCATCCTCACCGTCTACT ATTTACCTGAGGGGTCTCCCACCTGCACAGCACAGCCTCATAGTAACTACAAGGATGTGGCGCTGTGGTGCTCCTGGGCGGGGGGCCTGCCCCTGGCGCAGGTTCACTGGGTGCAACCGAACGAAGACAACAAAGTCATTGTGTCAAACTCCAATACAACCCTGGTAAAACATGGCGCAGAGCTGAGGAACGGCAGCACCTTCACCTGCACCATCTCCCACCCGTCCCTGAAGAAGGACATCAACTGCAGCACCACCGTGG TGATGCCGTCCGGTGGCCTCAATTGCTCTGCAGTGGCCACAAAGCTGAATGAGTTCATCATGCTGACCTGTGAGTGGAGCGGCGGGCTGCCCCGGATCACCCTGCAATGGAATAACCATCAGATCGGAGACATAAAGGAGTCCTCCAACATCTACGTCTTCAAACCCGACCGGACGTATAACGGCAGACTGTTCACCTGCACCGGACTCCACCCCATGATGGCGGAGCCGGCAGAGTGCCTCATCCAGCTCA CGGCTCCAGTTTTGGACTCGCCGAGTCTTGACACCTCCATATTAGAAGGGCACAACGCTCAGCTGAACTGTCACCTGACGCTGGCCACCCCCAGCTCCGAAATCACCTGGTACGACAACTCCAACAAGGAAATAATCACCGACTCCCAGAAGTACGGCATATACCGGGAGAGCGGGCTGTCAGCGCTGACGGTGCGGGAGACGGAGTGGGACACGGACAGCGGACTGTACCGATGTCTGGCCTCCAACGCCGTGGGAAATACGTCTCTGTTACTGCGGCTGCGCGTCAGCA AATATCCTACACCGCCCAATGTGACAATCAGTAAACTCCTCTACAGCCGGCAGAGGACGGAGGTGGACGTGGAGTGGATGACACAAGGCACCGGGGACCTAACTGGCTTCATGGTACAGCGGCAAGCCAGTATCCGATCCGCCCCTATTCCTAAAAGATCTGTCCAGGCCGCCTCCTGGGACACGGTGGCCAATGACATCGAGCCCGAAATCCGGGGGCACAAACTTGGAGGATTGGACCCTTCAATCGTGTACGCCTTTAGGATACTGGCCGTCAACCATAAGACTACAGGATTTCCTTCTGAGGTGAAGACACCAG CCGACCCTCCAAATAACGTGTACCCTGCCGCTATTGGGGCTGGCTTTGCCGGTATGTTGGTGGCCACCGTGGCCAGTCTCCTGGTTTTCCAGTACATCGTCCGGAACCGCGAGAACAACCCAC